Proteins encoded within one genomic window of Gigantopelta aegis isolate Gae_Host chromosome 2, Gae_host_genome, whole genome shotgun sequence:
- the LOC121379177 gene encoding putative amine oxidase [copper-containing], which yields MAEKKRNSDKDSVKSAARWRCVAGVLVLLSLGLLVAVIVLAVKKNENTQTDADSVIAKLKCKGGDSVIDTSEPENPGVFDGLTHKELKSIQEYIYGVSELNLARPKEAKINSSYLYGSDYFPPKKSEALQYLDRNGNKPAREARLIIFRGDKTPPIVEEYIVGPLPKPTYHKLLKSTARKNPVPYAHRPLGGVELGELFGHLYSVIDREVGYLLKDSYDATFTHCGKKCLTSFVSPVSSAILKKDVRKMWILAKYNIEYYSIQPVDIAFLANIDGSDSSKFYIETVVYADQVYSSLQALAAAYNSTSNPINKSKVEFPKYDENLFSAMFRRGPPSSSSSSNNPQRPAKSVEPDGKRYSIKHGEITFQGWKFNFRMSTLTGPQIYDVRFGGERIAYEIGLQEIAVFYSGQSAAQRAADYIDSGILVGTHADALVPDADCPESSTFLPTTFLSDTASDPVRKPKSVCIFEVDTGIPLRRHLSYSYAEGSFYSGLSDIVLTVRTILTLVNYDYVFDFVFHQSGALEIRTISTGYIISSFYTDKKGPYGFKIHDNMIGNIHHHMFHWKADVDVLGTSNRYETLDISDEDVNNTCRPDSRTSSTPRSGSTEV from the exons ATGGCTGAAAAGAAGAGAAACAG TGACAAGGATAGCGTTAAAAGCGCCGCACGGTGGCGCTGTGTAGCAGGGGTCCTCGTGTTACTGAGCCTAGGGCTCCTTGTTGCCGTCATCGTTCTGGCTGTCAAGAAAAACgaaaacacacagacagacgcCGACTCTGTCATCGCCAAACTGAAATGTAAGGGAGGCGACTCTGTCATTGACACGTCAGAACCAGAAAACCCAGGTGTTTTTGACGGTTTGACGCACAAGGAACTCAAATCTATCCAGGAATACATCTACGGTGTCTCGGAACTAAACCTCGCTAGACCTAAAGaagcgaaaataaattccagTTACTTGTACGGTTCTGATTATTTTCCACCAAAGAAATCCGAGGCACTTCAGTACTTGGACAGAAACGGAAACAAACCGGCGAGAGAGGCTCGGCTGATTATTTTTCGGGGAGACAAGACACCACCCATTGTCGAGGAGTATATTGTTGGTCCTCTCCCAAAACCGACCTATCACAAGCTTCTGAAATCAACAGCTCGCAAAAATCCCGTACCATATGCCCATAGACCTCTAGGCGGAGTGGAGCTTGGCGAACTGTTCGGACATTTGTACTCCGTAATAGACCGAGAGGTTGGATACCTTCTGAAGGACAGCTATGATGCAACGTTCACCCACTGCGGAAAGAAATGCTTAACGTCTTTCGTTTCTCCGGTGTCGTCTGCTATTCTGAAGAAGGACGTGAGAAAGATGTGGATATTGGCTAAGTATAACATCGAATATTACAGCATTCAGCCGGTAGACATCGCATTCCTGGCCAACATCGATGGTTCCGACTCATCGAAGTTCTACATCGAAACTGTAGTCTATGCAGACCAGGTATACTCAAGCCTCCAAGCCTTGGCTGCTGCCTACAATTCAACTTCTAATCCGATTAACAAAAGCAAAGTAGAGTTCCCTAAATATGACGAGAATTTGTTTTCAGCTATGTTCAGACGTGGGCCtccttcctcctcttcttcttctaacAATCCTCAAAGACCTGCTAAATCTGTTGAACCCGATGGTAAACGCTACAGCATCAAACACGGCGAAATCACATTCCAGGGGTGGAAATTCAACTTCCGAATGTCCACCCTAACGGGTCCCCAGATCTATGACGTCCGTTTCGGTGGCGAGAGAATAGCCTACGAGATTGGTCTTCAGGAGATCGCAGTCTTCTACTCTGGACAAAGCGCCGCACAGAGAGCCGCGGATTACATCGACAGTGGAATCTTAGTCGGGACGCACGCTGATGCCCTGGTACCAGACGCAGACTGTCCAGAGTCTTCAACATTCCTCCCCACAACATTTCTAAGTGACACGGCATCAGATCCCGTCAGGAAGCCGAAATCAGTCTGCATCTTTGAAGTGGACACCGGTATTCCTTTGCGGCGACATCTCTCATATTCCTATGCTGAAGGCAGCTTCTATTCCGGGTTATCCGACATCGTGCTCACAGTAAGGACAATACTGACGCTGGTGAACTACGACTACGTCTTCGATTTCGTGTTCCACCAAAGCGGTGCGTTAGAGATCCGCACCATATCCACGGGCTACATCATCTCGTCCTTTTACACCGACAAGAAAGGTCCGTATGGCTTCAAGATTCACGACAACATGATCGGCAACATCCACCACCACATGTTCCACTGGAAGGCCGACGTGGACGTGCTGGGCACGAGCAACAGATACGAGACTCTGGACATCAGCGACGAAGACGTGAACAACACCTGTCGTCCGGACTCCCGCACGAGCTCTACACCCAGATCAGGTTCGACCGAAGTCTGA
- the LOC121376488 gene encoding alpha-methylacyl-CoA racemase-like has translation MALKGVKVIEMAGLAPAPFCGMILADFGARVIRVDRTKYADMDRLARGKQSIAVDLKKKEGVTVIQRLCRGADVLIEPFRHGVMEKLGLGPDVMLTDNPRLVYARLTGFGQSGPLARKAGHDINYLAISGVLSRFGRHNENPSFPLNLLADFAGGGLMCALGITMALFERTRSGKGQVVDANMVEGAAYIGSFIWRTRDLPFLSGNPRGQNMLDHGSAFYEVYKTADDKYMSVGALEPQFFNDLLKGLGLDPEKVSQTDDPEELKTVFREKFLSKTRDEWTNIFVDGHLDACVFPVLETDEAPCYPHNKENQSFLHTSSGDPEPGPAPNLSRTPGVDRVKPQPRTGHDTESVLLEAGFSKSEIEHLIEANVIEQNVQSKL, from the exons ATGGCACTGAAGGGAGTGAAAGTCATTGAGATGGCCGGTCTGGCGCCAGCTCCATTCTGCGGAATGATTCTGGCAGACTTCGGTGCTAGAGTTATCCGTGTGGATAGG ACTAAATATGCTGATATGGACCGGCTTGCGAGAGGAAAACAATCGATTGCAGTTGACTTGAAGAAGAAGGAAGGGGTCACGGTCATACAGAGATTGTGTAGAGGCGCTGATGTGCTCATAGAGCCGTTCAGACATG GTGTGATGGAGAAGCTTGGTCTGGGGCCGGACGTGATGCTGACCGACAACCCGAGACTGGTGTACGCCAGACTGACCGGTTTCGGACAAAGCGGTCCACTGGCTAGAAAGGCAGGACATGACATCAACTACCTGGCCATTTCAG GTGTCTTGTCGAGGTTTGGCCGACACAATGAGAATCCAAGTTTCCCTCTAAATCTGCTGGCAGACTTTGCTGGCGGGGGACTGATGTGTGCCCTAGGGATCACTATGGCCCTGTTTGAAAGAACTAGGTCAGGAAAAGGGCAGGTTGTGGATGCCAACATGGTAGAGGGAGCAGCTTACATAG GTAGTTTCATCTGGAGAACGCGAGACTTGCCGTTTCTGTCTGGGAACCCTCGAGGACAGAACATGCTGGATCATGGCAGCGCGTTCTACGAGGTTTACaaaacagccgatgataaatacatGTCTGTTGGGGCCCTGGAACCACAGTTTTTCAACGACTTGCTTAAAG GTTTGGGGCTGGATCCTGAGAAAGTGAGTCAAACTGACGACCCTGAGGAGTTGAAAACTGTTTTCCGAGAGAAATTTCTCTCCAAGACGAGAGACGAATGGACAAACATATTTGTTGACGGACACTTGGACGCTTGTGTTTTCCCGGTGTTAGAGACCGACGAAGCTCCGTGTTACCCACACAATAAGGAGAACCAATCATTTCTGCACACGTCCAGTGGCGACCCCGAGCCTGGCCCTGCTCCAAACCTTTCCCGAACACCTGGTGTCGACCGTGTGAAACCACAGCCAAGAACTGGTCACGATACGGAGAGTGTTCTGTTGGAAGCTGGATTCAGTAAAAGTGAAATTGAACATCTCATAGAAGCTaatgtcattgaacaaaatgtGCAATCAAAACTTTAA